The Anopheles gambiae chromosome 2, idAnoGambNW_F1_1, whole genome shotgun sequence genomic sequence TCTGAATTGGTGTGACTATTAGTGAAAGTGATTGgctaaatagaagaagaaaaacacactaaTCAATACTGTGCAATGCGAtaaaagagtgaaaaaaaaacattgctaaacgaaaaacaaagccACCCACTGACTAACCAAAGGGCAACACAATTGATAACACTAATCaagcaaaataacacactcAACAGTAAAGCACAAATCCTGGAAATACACGTTTCACGAAGAGTATGTCTGTAtgtgtacgtatgtgtgtgagtgtatgtgcgtgtggaaactacaacaaaatgaaaaacaactaAACTTAAAAGAGAATAAAGGGtgggcaaaaagaaaaaaaaacataaaacgagGGAATCATATATACTATGTACCACAAGCGACTGTGAAATCAGTATTTTCGAGTATtatcaaaaaacaaacaaacaaacaaaaaaacacacaagaaaaacgtatgaataaaaacaaaaaggatatCTGTTCAAACtatcaaacaaaaagaggTGCAAGAGCTCTCGTTTAGTTCGTATTTTGGGTATTAAACATCCGGAAATGatgctttttcttttcattcacttttctCATTTCTTATTAGAGTTCGATTGTGTCTGGTTTGAAtgctgcgtttttttattattgtatacatatataattaaaataattcataaaattcACTGCACTGTATACTATCGCTTTCCTTACACAGCTAAAGCGGGCACTGTATAAAAAGACACGCaaacacgaacgaacgagttcaATTTAAAGCAGCTTATATAAGGGGGGTCACAGAGCGCGACAGCTTGACCTAATTCTAGCAAACAATTATAATCATTGTAATTGTAATGTTCAAATTATAATtacaattattataattatcaaaggtaataataaatgaaaataagtaTAATCAAAACTAATTCTATTTCTTAAAACAATATCTCTGAAGTCTCTGAAAtccaaaacaagaaaatgagCGAAAAATAAATGACACCAAAGTTTTCACTAACCAAACTACACGCCTTTCTCCGATTTCCTTCTTGTTTCCCACTGCTTTCTCCCCATTTTTTGCTATCTCCCTCTGTTTGCCTTACCTAACAATAtcgagcaaaaaaataaacgaacaaTATGATGGCTGTGACTGTGTATggagggagggaaagagaCAGGCAGCAATACCAAAATATTCATATCATAAGATCGTTGCTACTACtagtagttgtagtagtagtagtacacaATTTCGTTGGCAGTCCGGGTTTACTGGTAATTTCACTAACTCTAGTACTGTAATGTAGGCAGAAGAAGCGTTCTTGCCTTCTTCCCCCCgaaggtgtttttgtgttgacGGTGTCGATTTTACGCCTGTTGTTTCGTTGTATATCCTTATCATTATTATCCATGTGAtagtttgtttgcgtttgtgtgtgtgtgtgagtgcgattTACCTACCGGTAAGGCGATGCTCCCCTTACGTCGGCATCGGTTCCTGTTTGAAGTAGGCATGGTTAAGGCACTGCCTTGCGGACGGACGTTCGTGCCGGCTGAAGGCGAGCATGCTCTTTAGGAGATCGTTCGCATTGTCGCACAGCTTCGGGCAGAATTCGCGCGGTTCCCGCCGCTGGGTGGAGCGGAAGTTTTCCCGCACGATCGAAATGCCCCTCGGCCACTGCGCTTCCGATGGGCGGCCAGTTAATCTGGGGGAGAGATTGAAATTTAAGAAATTATTTCATCATAGCTACATTATCAAAAAGGGGGACTATCGCTTACTCGAATATTCGTTCCAGCTGATTGCCCTCGGCCGTGCCCGGGAACAACGCTTGCCGCTGGAACATTTCCGCAATGATACAGCCCGCACTCCAGATGTCGACCGAGCTGTTGTACGCTTCGCCAAGCAGGACTTCCGGAGCACGGTACCAAAGCGTCACCACAACCGTCGTTAGCTTCATCTCAAAGTCGTACGTTTTGGCGAGCCCAAAGTCGGCCAGCTTCAAGTGGCCATCGCTCGAGATGAGGAGATTCTGCGGCTTCAAGTCCCGGTGGATGATGCGGTGCGAGTGCAGGAAGTCGATGCCGGTAAGCATTTCGCGCGATAGTCGCTATAGGGGTGGAGAAATGAAGGAGTGAATATGAGCAACTGTGTAATAActataataattaaataattgtttACGACACTTATCCTTTACGACCATTGCCTATGGATCTAATACTTCGGATGCCCAAACCTCCCTCCCTGGCGACTTTTCAATTATTGCAGCAAGAAATTTGAAGGAAATTGATCAATGTCCCGAATTTGCTTCCACAGACTGTAGGGAAATTCAAGGATCCACATCCATAGAATATCTGGGTTCCAGGACGATCAAGGACTTCATGAAAAGGGCCAACATCCGAAGACAgtgtaaaaaaactaaaaacttaATTTTAACACGGTTGACTTCGCGTAAAACCGAAGAAAATATTCTATATTGTGAAATACGAATGAACGAAATGGAGCAATTAAGCCGAAGACACTATCTCACTCACTCCACCAGTCAATAAGCGATCCGCTGATAGGAGAGAGTCTCTCACAAAATCATTATCTGGACGTGGAGTGGACGCGTCCACAGTACACCCCGACTTTTTTGGgatttttgtatgacttcggttCAACTTCGTGAGTTTTGGACAGGCCGTGGACGGTATAATATGTCGCCTGTCTATGAATCGGTTAAAGATGGGCACATCTAGAAGGCAGCAGTTGCACTGCTCTACTGTCATTTGTTGCCATGATACTGAGCGGGACGGATAGAAAACGACATCTAGCGGACAATTGCATTCGCGAAGAACATGGGATTTTCTGCTGATGCGTTGGAGAATAATTCTTAAAAACGATGAAGCTTTtaattatgaaaatgttacattactttaatttgaaatactggaacacatcaaaacataaaaaaataaacatgtttAAATAGGGAAATAATCACTATACCTTTTACGTTAATGATGAATCAAAAATAGTGTGAAGTCGGCTTAGCATTCAACGTTTTCGCAACAAAAACTCGTTTAAATACTGTGATTAagttttagtaaaacaaaatatagcCTTAAAAATTGCATTCCAACAAATCAGTGGAAAAAGATTCACATTCTTCCACAAAAATGCCACATTTTATCACTCCACATTATGTATCGGAATGCTGCCTGGAAAACCTGGAGGACAACGCGCCTGGAGAACAATGGGGCGTTcgtgtttttgctttcgtttaaATCTTGCGCTCATCGAGGTTTCTGCCCTATAAGGGCCCCTTCCTCTTACGGAGCCCTCCATGAACaatatattaatattaaaGAAATATATTGACTTTCGGTTCTTCATCAATCGCTAAAGAGGCTTCTGCGCCACTATTTAATGGTGTCATACCTGTATAGTGGCCGGAGGCATTCCTTTCGGTGGTAGACGCTTAATGTACTCATCCAGATCGTGATCCAGATGCTCGAACACTAGAAACAGCACCAACTGCCCTTCGCGCTCTAGCCGTTGCCCTTGACACACATCTAGGAGTCTGCGCAATGCAAAAAACAGGTTACGTTGATTAGCTTCTCCAGTAGAAAGGATACACAGGACACATGTAAACAGTTGAAAGGTGACCGTCTGTACCGACTACCACCTGTAGAGCTGGGTCTGGGTCCAGGAGCGGGATACTCACTTCACCACATTCGGATGCCCAAAGGTGTCGAGCTGTTTGAGCATGAAAATTTCCCGCAACGTCGACATCGGGACGCCATCTTCGGTCAGTGCGACGCGCACCTTCTTCAGTGCGACGATTGTACCAGCATTCTTCAGATCCCGTGCCCTGTAAACGGTACCGTAAGCtcctgcaaaaacaaaacagcacccACGTAAGTAAAGCTATTGTTTTCCTGTTTGCACTCGCCAGGTGGATGGCCTTTCCCCTCACCTGTACCAATCACACCCAGCTCCTCGTAATTGCTGGTATTCATTGGCGGTCCTTTTTTTACGATGTccttgttgtttgtgtttgcagcTGCCACACACTCGAGCAATCGCCTTCTATCGCTTCCCTCCTGCCTGCCACTCAATTCCAGCCGTTATCCAGCAGGAAGAACTGTGCTGCACACGCGTCCTTTCCACTGCTCCCGGTTGCCTGGCTCCTCGCCCAACCTCACCTCACCTTTTCCAGTGTCCTTTGTTGTTGAGGAAGCGCGGTTCGCGTTCCGGCATGGTACACACACGGCCAGCACACGAAAACAGTGCCGCCGGTCGATGGTGGAGCACCGCAACGGCGAAGCAGGGAGGTTCACTTACCGCATCCGTTTGACCGTTAAGATCTTCCCGGCCGGTTTGCGGATGGTTAAAATCAAACTCCAATCAAGCgggggaagaaaacaaaaaaatccgaacaaaaaagctaaaTCTCTCGGAAACAGGAGAAAATGCTTTTGACGTGTTGTTGGCGGTtggcgcctgtgtgtgtgcggcgtgttgtttttttgtgtgttggttggCTCTTTGAAGGAGAGCGAGAAGGGGAAAATGCTGCCAGATGTGTTTGACACATGGAGGGGAAAAATGCTGTTACCGGCACGGTGGGAGCTCGTCGGCTATGTAATGGCCACGCgggaaaaattaaattaacggTTAGAGGACTTGTTTTGAATATGAAGGATTGCGACCAATGATTGTGCGCTCAAGGATTTTGCACAGAAACTGATCTTTAAAACCAAGAACTTTGCAACAAGCCTTTTTGTGTGCAAGCATATTGCGACCGagacttttgcgaccaagaattttgcgaccaagactATGGCGAACACGACTCAAAGGTCCAATATTTTTGCAACCGACGTTTTGCGAACAagacttttgcgaccaagTTTTTTTCGACCAAGACTTTTGCGATCAATCAAAACGCAACCAAGGATTTTGTGACCAAGACTTTTGCGACCAATGCTTTTGCGACTAAGATAATTGCGACCAAtacttttgcgaccaagacttTTGCGAGCGAGTCTTTTGCGAACAACACTTTTGTGACCAAAAACTCTGCGACCAAAAATATTCCGAACAAGACTTATGTGTCCAAAAACTCTGCGACCAagaacccaaatagccagctcgtactttatagctgatttagggctgtttaacgaaaaatcgttccgatgtcgtactttgtggctgattaagagatagacggtgtTTTGCgaaactatggagctttttaacaggcacatggtactctttggaactttgcagctgattagcactatgtgtagggttcatgatggaacttgaaggcttgttaagaaagggtactgaacttggtagaactttatagctttttaatgcatgacatcgatACAAgctggctcttgtcaaagtgtcaaagacggacgccggcaataatctcattacTGCTGCataagttagattcgttaattgaagaatgaatattgagtgaagtaattgtgaattatcagtaaattgtgtaaaattttgtgtaattcatcaatacaaaagatttaaaatgatacatatgtgtttgaacgcaacaaatcttgttgtttatttcatcgatgacgcttgcttgaaaataaaacacaaagaaaaataatccccagTACCGtagcataaggaagctgcttaggcgctgtttgaaagacccatgctgtttatctTGATGCTGTTTagctactgcaaaaggcgaattagagcagcgatctttagcgtaccaaaatgagctgcataagcaattctggctatttgagAATATTGCGACCAAGACTTATGCGAACAAAACCTTTGTGACTAAGGATTTTACTACCAGGATTTTTGGCGACCAAGAACCAATATTTATTCGACCAAGGACCAATATTTATACGACCAAGAATTTTTTGATCAGGATATTTGCAATCAAGATTTTGGGACCAAGATTTATGTGACTGAAGGATTTTGCGAACAAGAATTTCGCGACAAATAATTCCTACAAATTTTTATAGCCAACTCTGTCTAAAACATAACCTTGAGTGTTTGTACGGGCCTTAAATATATatctttactttttttttatttaattctatttgaaataattttttaaatctaAAATCATAAAGGACTTTCAAAGATTTGAAAAAAAGTGCTATAATGTTAGTTATCCATAAAGAACATAATTCTGTCAATTTCCTCTTTTAGATTATTCCCCTCGGGTGGTGggatattttcaaaatatcctCTTTTTATTGCTCTTTGGGTAGGCTGTCAGTTTTTTGGACAGACAATTTCCGTTTATACAAAAGgggtttatttcttcttccgTAGCGTTGTtgacataaaaaaagaaacaattgcACCGTACGTAAACAACACGCTCGCTCACGTTAAACTCAGTAAAAAGGTGTTAAGAAAGCGGCCTTTAAATCGATCGCAGCAAAATGATATCGTTCAAGCAACTCGTTTGCTTCCTGCTCTCACTGCTCTCCTTCATGTCTGTGTTTTACTCCGTGGGCAAGCTGGGCATATTCCTGGCAACGCCCAGCCGCGCCCAACCGACGGCAACCCAAGCCTTCCCAGCGACCCGTGCCGAGCTGCGGGCCACACTTTTTCCTCTGTTTTTCAACACAATTTGGGTGGTTCTGTTCGTGTTGCAGCACAGTGGCATGCGGGCTGAGAGGGTGAAGCGGCTCTGGAAAGCGATCGGTCTTGAACTGGCCGAAAGAAGTCTGTACAACATTGCATCGTCCTACTGTTTGCTGGTGAGTATGTTTATGACGATGGACGGCTAGAACAACTAAATGAAAATTGTTCACAATTGCAGCTATTGTTGAAAAACTGGCAAACACCTTCGACGCAATATCGGCTGTGGTTCTTCGAGGTGGAAACGAACCGTACGCTTTGGTGGCTCCTGGTCGGATCGCACGTGCTCTCGTGGATTGTCGTGTACGGTGGCAGCTTGATGGTGGATTTGCCGGAGCTGATCGGGCTGAAGCACGTGTACTACGACATCAACGATTTGGCGCCCCCGATGTCGTACAAGTCGCGCGATCTGCAGGACTACTACAAGCGCTACCGCCATCCGTCGTTTGTGGCGCTGTCGGTTGTGCTGTGGTTCACCAACGGCATGACACTCGAGCGCTGCCTGCTTGCCGTCGTGTGGAGCGTTTACATGTACCTTGCCTGGAACACGACCGAGGCCGACCTGAAGTACCAGAAGCATCAGCTGGAGCGCAAACGTGCCGAGCTGGTTCGCGTAACCAAATAGACGGCCTCCCGATGAGGGTGTGGAATCGGTGCCTTGCTTTACGCAATTGAATGGCAGCATTAATGTGTCGTGTTCAAACTGACTGAACTAATTTATAGAACTAGATAGAATTTTGGAGTGTAGTGAACTCCCAACAGAAATGACTAATAAACTAACCAAAGCATTTAATAAAAGGAAGCATTTGGTGTGTATTGAATGAACATGAAGCGGCTAATTCGATACAAAGCAGAGCAGCGAATGGCGGCAAAAAGGGGCGGTGTTGTTGTCCAGGATAAAAGCGGCAAATTAAGATGAGAACGGTTTCTGGCTAGGATAAAAGCGGCCAGAACCTGTGGCGGCAAACAATCTAAAACAAATCCTGATTTACACTTGGTGTATTTTGTATGAAAGGTCACTTTTAGTAGAAGCATTTaactttttaatgcatttttatgaaaatgtaaaatataattatgagctttgaattcaaaaattcacaaaatcCGTTTGTACAGTGCCGGCAAATCTGTGCGCTACACTTGAAAACGTCAAATCGCTCGACGAAAACCGATCTGtcgtaaacataaacaaatctCCCCATCGCGAGCAAAACAGCTGTCGGCGGCAGGAGAATTCCCGCGTTTTAAAGAGACCGGAAAGGGAAGAAGGTGTGCCAGTGAAACGGTGAACAGATCCAATTTCACAATGCAGTGCTGAATTTAAGTTGCTTCTCCAATCAACTCAATTACGGTGGTACGGCACAGAGTTGACGCGGAACGAGCAACCCGTCCACCATCGGCACCGTTCAATGGTTCAACGCTGGAACGACTCCGGGCATCTGTATCTGGACGGTGCAGGGAAGCATTGTTTACACCGGGACGTAGTGTCCCGTCTTGCCATCCATCAGCTCGAAGCGGTCCGTTTTCTGTACGCGCAGCTACAAGAGGTAAACAACAATGGTCTTGCTTTCACATCAAAGTTCAATGACTCACGGCGTGTCTTTTCTTTCGCTCCGCAGTACACCGGAATATTCTTGAACGATGAATCAGGCCTCGGCAAGTGCTATCAGACGGTCGCCTTCCTGTCGGCCCTCCCGGTAGCGGGCGAGGATCGTTCGCTGATACTGTGCCCAACCCCGGACCGCATACACCACTGGACGTACCATCTGGATGCGCTGGCACCCTCGCTGCGCCCTAGCGTGCACCCGAAGTCTTATCTCGACGCGACGGCAGAACAGTCCGCCCTGCGGGGCACCGACTGGCAGTACGTGGTGGTGGACGAAACGCGCGAATTTATGACCGAACGGCAGCTGGAAACGCTGCGCTCGCTGGCCGTGAAACGGTACATCTTCGTCAGCTCCGTGGACCTGCTCGACCGGTTGGATGTGTTGCAAAGGCGGCTTGATTTCTGCTACCCGCGCGATACCTCCCACCTGAGAGCCgtgctggagcagcagcaaaagcgacGTACAAAGAGGGGCATATTTAAGGTGTACCTGTGCACGAGACGGTTCGTGTTGCGGAGACACGTGCGCAACTATCGTCGGCTGCTGCCACTCATCGGTAGGGAAACGTTTCTGGAACGCtttggtgtgtggtgtgtggcaAACAATGTGGAAACCATCGTGGAAGAGACACCACAGCTGAAACCCGCAGCCGAACGCATCGAACCAACGCGCGCAAACGAAGAAGATCTCCTGACAGTTTCACCGCTTACCCGAGCAATGACACCGGAAGCGGTCACAGTGAATTCAGCGCGTACGAACGAAGAAGATCTGCTGGCAGTTCCACTGCTAACCCGAGCGATGGCATCGGAAACCACAGCCGATCACAGTCCGGTGGGGGAGAATGAGGCGGTCCCAATCCACTTTGCCGGCAGCGAACCACTGTTTGAGCCGAACGAAACCAACACAGAACTGATGCCGGTGTTGCGCGTCGACTCGGACACACCCTCGGAAGGGAACTCTACCATCCCGGAGACGGCACCCGATTCCGAGGGTTACTTGCAGTTCGGGCAGGAGCTGTCCAGCAATGGGTTGGCATCGTCCCAGCGCTCCCAGCCAGCCGCATTCGCGACCGAACGGTACCGATTCCCGTTCGAAAAGTTCCTCCGCAGCCAGCAGGGAGCGATTCGCTCGTCCAGCTCATCCGTTAGCGTCGAAAGCATACCGAACgggcagccacagcagcagcaaccgatcGTGATCAGCTCGTCCGATTCACCGCCGCGTGCCAAATCGCCCCCGCTGTTCGAAGATTCCGATCACGACACGCGATCGCTCCACTCGGACACTGCCTTCTCCGACGATGACGACCTGTCGCTGATGGAACTGTTGGCAAACTCGCGCTCATCGGCACCGCTCGGGAAGTCGGGGCGACCCCCATCGCCTAGTATCGCCCTGCGAAGACCATCCTCCTTCAGTACGCCCATAACGAAGCTAATGTTTGGGCAGCTGGCAGACGGGCAAAGCTCACAGCCGGACGGAACGGGCAATCTCTCCTCGATGGACATTTTTGCGGAATCGATCGTACAGGCGGAGGGAGAAAATGTGTTTGAAATAACGAAAAACAATGCCTTTCCCAATCGGATCGTGGTGCGCGGGGAGGAGGAAGGGGTGCCCTCGCTAACGCTGGTGGATGATTCcagcgacgatgatgatgtgcaGATTGTGGAGGAAAGCTGCGAGCGTGTCATTAGTCTGACGGAGGAACCGGTCGGCACACCGACCAGGGCGGACAAGCTGAACCGTGCCGTGGTGTGCCAAACGACACCGCCGAGTGGGAAAGGAGCCGCTGGGGCGAATTCAGCGCTCTCACCCGGTCGGGGATGGTTGGGCAAACGGCTACAAACGTCAGCGTCGGTTTCGCCGGCCAGTGGGAAGAACACACCCACCACAAGCCGATCGACACCGAAGGGTGGGAGTGCTGGGAGCAGCTGCTCCAAACCGTTAGCTCACATTGTAAGGGATGCGAAGCGGAGGAAAAAGTTGGACGAACTGTTTCAAATTGTCGACGATAAGCCGGAGGGCGGTAGGCGCAGTAGCCGGCGAATGCGAGGATCGAGGGGAGGATCGCGATGAGTTTAGAGTTCGGATGTGTTGTGTTTCAACGCTTCTTTCGCATGACGGAATACATCCTAAATTACGTTTATTGTAGTGTCCAGCATTGTGGGACAAGAAGTTCGTTTGAAGTTTTCAATTCAAGGCTACAAAGTCTTACAGTTTTACCTCGATTAGTTCATATTTTGATCTTTCTTGATTGTAATTAGGTTTTAGAAATAGATAGAAACGGATATTTAGGCGCAAGTTTGACCTTCTTCATCTtggtaaagaaaacaaatagttAGAAATATCCTAATCGAACGATGGAAGAGGTGTTAGAAAGGATAGATCTTCAAATTGTAGTTTTTAAGCCTTTTTGCAATGATTTATTCTTTGTACGGGCAAGAACACACTAAATAAGTTTACAAGCTTGTTTAATAAGCACCTCAAAAAAGTCGCTTAGCACAGTTGACCACGTATACGCGCGCAGTCTTATCTAAGTCTTATTAAAAATCTTATCTCTACTGTTTAATCGCTCAATGTAAAGTCGTATTTCCACCCTACCGACCGATCACTTTCCGAACGCTTTCTGCTTGAACTGTAACCGCAGGTTCTCCATGATGGCTTGCCGCTGAAACTCCACCTCGCGGCGACAGAACCGGCCGAAGAAAAAGGGACACTGGTAGCGTACCGTTTCCTCGCAGTACGTATCCTCCTGGTGGATGCGCGATATCTTAAACTCGCCTTTCGCGTTCACTGCAATGGTGGGGAAGGAAAATAGATATAAGAAGAATGATCCTTTTTTAACTAAATGAATAACTTACAGCAGAAAAGGCCAAACAGAAAGCATGTCCGATGCGTGGAGGCAACGGAATAGTGTCCACCTTCCGATTCGGGCAGCTTCCGGACGGAGTAGTGCCCGATCGCCGTGTTGAACGTGTGCGGCCAGTGCGATAACCGCTCGTCGTACTCGACTGTAtatttccaatgctcaaagtTACCGTGATCGGCCAGAATGCGGAAGTTTAGTCTAGCAAACGGGatgataaaaaacacacacaccaccattaATGCGAACATTTCTTCCCTTTAAATCCATCGTTGTTCGATACGTACATGGTTGGGTTGAGCTTCTTCATGCGGCTAAAGTCAGCCACAAACTCCCACACGTCTTCCGGCTTGGTACGCGGGATGATCGTACTGATCTGGTACGGCTGGTACGAGGCGGACAGGAAGTAGTACACCACGAGcacgatcgtgatcgtgacgAAGACACGCCGCTTTGCCCAACGTACCGCGATCGACATCTTGATGAAGTTGCTGCTTGTCGATCGAACTACCCTGCGCGCATACGAGGGTTGCGATAAAAAGGCGTCCGCTATCCCGGTCGGTCCGTCGGTTGGGCTGGAAGTGAACGAAACACAAGCGTATGCGTGtttaaaaatggaaacaacattCGTTTCGCATATGGATATGGCTTTTCTTGCTTACATTAGTGCCGGGCAtaggcggca encodes the following:
- the LOC1276488 gene encoding uncharacterized protein LOC1276488; translation: MSIAVRWAKRRVFVTITIVLVVYYFLSASYQPYQISTIIPRTKPEDVWEFVADFSRMKKLNPTILNFRILADHGNFEHWKYTVEYDERLSHWPHTFNTAIGHYSVRKLPESEGGHYSVASTHRTCFLFGLFCLNAKGEFKISRIHQEDTYCEETVRYQCPFFFGRFCRREVEFQRQAIMENLRLQFKQKAFGK
- the LOC1276486 gene encoding cyclin-dependent kinase 6; this encodes MNTSNYEELGVIGTGAYGTVYRARDLKNAGTIVALKKVRVALTEDGVPMSTLREIFMLKQLDTFGHPNVVKLLDVCQGQRLEREGQLVLFLVFEHLDHDLDEYIKRLPPKGMPPATIQRLSREMLTGIDFLHSHRIIHRDLKPQNLLISSDGHLKLADFGLAKTYDFEMKLTTVVVTLWYRAPEVLLGEAYNSSVDIWSAGCIIAEMFQRQALFPGTAEGNQLERIFELTGRPSEAQWPRGISIVRENFRSTQRREPREFCPKLCDNANDLLKSMLAFSRHERPSARQCLNHAYFKQEPMPT
- the LOC3290062 gene encoding uncharacterized protein LOC3290062; this translates as MVQRWNDSGHLYLDGAGKHCLHRDVVSRLAIHQLEAVRFLYAQLQEYTGIFLNDESGLGKCYQTVAFLSALPVAGEDRSLILCPTPDRIHHWTYHLDALAPSLRPSVHPKSYLDATAEQSALRGTDWQYVVVDETREFMTERQLETLRSLAVKRYIFVSSVDLLDRLDVLQRRLDFCYPRDTSHLRAVLEQQQKRRTKRGIFKVYLCTRRFVLRRHVRNYRRLLPLIGRETFLERFGVWCVANNVETIVEETPQLKPAAERIEPTRANEEDLLTVSPLTRAMTPEAVTVNSARTNEEDLLAVPLLTRAMASETTADHSPVGENEAVPIHFAGSEPLFEPNETNTELMPVLRVDSDTPSEGNSTIPETAPDSEGYLQFGQELSSNGLASSQRSQPAAFATERYRFPFEKFLRSQQGAIRSSSSSVSVESIPNGQPQQQQPIVISSSDSPPRAKSPPLFEDSDHDTRSLHSDTAFSDDDDLSLMELLANSRSSAPLGKSGRPPSPSIALRRPSSFSTPITKLMFGQLADGQSSQPDGTGNLSSMDIFAESIVQAEGENVFEITKNNAFPNRIVVRGEEEGVPSLTLVDDSSDDDDVQIVEESCERVISLTEEPVGTPTRADKLNRAVVCQTTPPSGKGAAGANSALSPGRGWLGKRLQTSASVSPASGKNTPTTSRSTPKGGSAGSSCSKPLAHIVRDAKRRKKLDELFQIVDDKPEGGRRSSRRMRGSRGGSR
- the LOC1276487 gene encoding nurim homolog → MISFKQLVCFLLSLLSFMSVFYSVGKLGIFLATPSRAQPTATQAFPATRAELRATLFPLFFNTIWVVLFVLQHSGMRAERVKRLWKAIGLELAERSLYNIASSYCLLLLLKNWQTPSTQYRLWFFEVETNRTLWWLLVGSHVLSWIVVYGGSLMVDLPELIGLKHVYYDINDLAPPMSYKSRDLQDYYKRYRHPSFVALSVVLWFTNGMTLERCLLAVVWSVYMYLAWNTTEADLKYQKHQLERKRAELVRVTK